The Quercus robur chromosome 7, dhQueRobu3.1, whole genome shotgun sequence genome has a segment encoding these proteins:
- the LOC126691251 gene encoding uncharacterized protein LOC126691251 gives MLLPICYKVKLLLFRETPLKLLLFINIVTRYSLTAASFGYCSQDYIGALDRTHVRVKVSNEGAPRYRGRKGWEGTASDSRIIKSALTRNDNLKIPLGKYYLVDAGYMNRSRLIAPYRGVRYHLKEYSVRPPENAKELFNLRHTSLRTVIERAFGVLKKRFPITASTTEPNYCVDTQNEIILACCILHNYLMGVDPDESLIAEVDEEVLYSHRERVAPTPREDDEDARQ, from the exons ATGTTATTGCCTATTTGCTACAAAGTGAAGCTATTGCTGTTTCGTGAAACACCATTGAAGCTACTGCTATTCATCAACATAGTTACACGTTATTCTTTGACTGCTGCAAGTTTTGGTTACTGCTCACAa GATTATATTGGGGCACTTGATAGAACACATGTTCGTGTCAAAGTGTCTAATGAGGGTGCACCAAGATATCGGGGTAGAAAGG GTTGGGAAGGAACTGCTTCAGATTCAAGAATAATAAAGAGTGCTTTAACTAGAAACGATAACTTAAAAATCCCACTAg gtaaatattatcttgttgATGCGGGATACATGAATAGAAGTCGTCTGATTGCACCTTATAGGGGAGTGCGTTATCATTTAAAAGAGTACTCTGTTCGTCCCCCTGAAAATGCTAAAGAATTGTTTAATTTGCGACATACGTCATTGCGCACTGTTATTGAAAGAGCATTTGGTGTACTTAAGAAGAGATTTCCTATCACAGCAAGTACTACAGAGCCTAATTATTGTGTTGACACccaaaatgaaatcattttagcATGTTGCATACTTCATAATTATTTAATGGGAGTCGATCCTGATGAAAGTCTTATTGCTGAAGTTGATGAAGAGGTTTTGTATTCTCATCGTGAACGTGTGGCCCCTACTCCAAGAGAAGATGATGAGGATGCTAGGCAATGA
- the LOC126693036 gene encoding NADPH-dependent aldehyde reductase-like protein, chloroplastic: MASESENQIQIPSPSLSQLQPLQDRVAIVTGSARGIGQAIALHLGSLGAKLVINHTSSNSTHEAELVTSQINNSLSSSLNNNNTPRAITIRADVSDPTQLKSLFDKAEEAFNSPVHILVNSAGIIDSKYPTIANTSLEDFDNIFRVNARGAFLCCKEAANRIKRGGGGRIILLSSSLVGALKPGAAAYTASKAAVETMTKILAKELKGTRITANCVAPGPIATELFFTGKTEEQVKRVIEECPLNRLGETKDVAPLVGFLATDASEWVNGQVIRVNGGYV; encoded by the exons ATGGCTTCAGAATcagaaaatcaaatccaaatcccAAGCCCTTCTCTTTCTCAGCTACAACCACTCCAAGACAGAGTAGCCATCGTGACTGGGTCCGCCCGCGGAATTGGGCAAGCCATCGCACTCCACTTGGGCTCTCTCGGCGCTAAACTTGTTATCAACCACACCTCCTCCAACTCAACCCATGAAGCTGAACTCGTAACCTCCCAGATCAACAACTCATTATCCTCTtctctcaacaacaacaacaccccACGAGCCATTACGATCCGTGCCGACGTGTCCGACCCAACCCAGCTCAAGTCCCTCTTCGACAAAGCCGAGGAGGCATTCAACTCCCCTGTCCATATCCTGGTCAATTCTGCTGGAATCATTGATTCTAAGTACCCAACTATTGCTAACACTTCTCTCGAGGATTTTGATAATATCTTCAG AGTCAATGCTAGAGGGGCATTCTTGTGCTGTAAAGAAGCAGCAAACCGTATCAAACGTGGTGGTGGGGGTCGAATTATACTATTATCATCATCTTTGGTGGGTGCATTAAAGCCAGGAGCCGCGGCATACACAGCATCAAAGGCTGCAGTGGAGACCATGACCAAGATACTAGCAAAGGAGCTCAAAGGGACTAGAATTACTGCCAATTGTGTGGCACCGGGGCCAATTGCCACTGAGCTCTTTTTTACTGGGAAGACTGAGGAACAGGTGAAGAGGGTTATTGAAGAATGCCCATTAAATAGGCTCGGTGAGACTAAGGATGTGGCACCTCTTGTCGGGTTTTTGGCGACTGATGCCAGTGAGTGGGTTAATGGCCAAGTTATTCGTGTTAATGGTGGCTATGTTTAA